Proteins from one Rubripirellula tenax genomic window:
- the gcvP gene encoding aminomethyl-transferring glycine dehydrogenase has translation MSTVSTARDLHTVHLGDADPQSLLDFADGFIRRHIGPSDAELSEMLSSLGFKTLDEMTTATVPAEIRLDRELDIPAPRGEAEFLNALKSIASKNKVYRSCIGMGYTGTVTPPVILRNVLENPGWYTQYTPYQAEISQGRLEALLNFQTMIADLTGLPLAGASLLDEATAAAEAMGMCVAIHNHKKVGFYASDQCHPQTLALLETRARGLGVDLKIGPIEDIDFDHAGGLCGLLIQYPTTDGRIVDYRELTARAADHGCLVVAAADLLALTILEPPGQWGADVCVGSAQRFGVPMGLGGPHAAFISTHDKHARKLPGRLIGVSKDANGNRALRMAIQTREQHIRRDKATSNICTAQALLAIISSFYGVYHGPDGLTQIARRTQAYTCALAKGLSRLGHTIIGDGPIFDTIRITLGKGRTHAARQVADAARERHINLREYDDGTLGVTLDETADRGLVADLLAAFNFGHYTGFDVDALVAEAADEGMMDFGSLARTSEFMTHPVFHSHRSETQMLRYIFQLMGRDLSLAHSMIALGSCTMKLNATSEMIPVTWPEFGGIHPFAPDTQWRGYTQMFRELERWLCEVTGFAAVSLQPNAGAQGEYAGLLVIRAYHEHVAAKEGRQNVRDICLIPTSAHGTNPASAVMAGMKVVAIKCDERGDIDVDDLRTKAESHRDNLSALMVTYPSTHGVFEATIKQVCDIIHDNGGQVYMDGANMNAQVGLTSPGKCGADVCHLNLHKTFCIPHGGGGPGMGPIGVAEQLVPFLPGHPVQRPDTAGEFAIGPVSAAPYGSPSILTISYVYIAMMGSAGLKKATQVAILNANYMAQRLSKHFDVLYTDVDGRVAHEFIIDCRDFEKSANLKIEDIAKRLMDYGFHGPTMSWPVPGTLMIEPTESESKDELDRFCDAMIAIRGEIAAIENGTADREDNPLKHAPHTLGVVTSDDWSHAYSREQAAWPKAWLRDNKFWPTVGRIDNAYGDRNLVCSCPPMEDYT, from the coding sequence ATGAGCACCGTCTCAACCGCTCGCGACCTCCACACCGTCCATCTAGGTGACGCCGATCCGCAAAGTTTGCTGGATTTTGCCGACGGATTCATCCGCCGCCACATCGGCCCCTCGGATGCAGAATTGTCGGAAATGCTGTCCAGCCTGGGCTTCAAAACGCTTGATGAAATGACCACGGCAACCGTGCCGGCCGAGATTCGCTTGGACCGCGAACTCGATATCCCAGCGCCACGTGGCGAAGCTGAATTTCTTAACGCACTCAAGTCGATCGCGAGTAAGAACAAGGTTTATCGAAGCTGTATCGGCATGGGCTATACCGGTACCGTTACGCCGCCAGTGATCCTTCGTAACGTTTTGGAAAACCCCGGTTGGTACACCCAATACACCCCTTATCAAGCTGAGATCTCGCAAGGACGATTGGAAGCACTGCTGAACTTCCAAACCATGATCGCCGACTTGACGGGATTGCCCCTCGCCGGCGCCAGCCTGTTGGATGAAGCCACCGCGGCCGCCGAAGCGATGGGCATGTGCGTGGCCATTCACAATCACAAGAAAGTCGGCTTTTACGCGAGCGACCAGTGCCATCCTCAAACGCTTGCACTGTTGGAAACGCGAGCACGCGGGTTGGGTGTCGATTTGAAGATCGGACCGATCGAGGATATCGACTTTGATCATGCTGGTGGTTTATGCGGACTGTTGATTCAGTACCCGACGACCGATGGTCGCATCGTTGACTACCGTGAACTGACGGCCCGCGCTGCTGATCACGGTTGCCTAGTCGTCGCAGCAGCCGACTTGTTGGCGCTGACGATCCTTGAGCCGCCGGGCCAATGGGGTGCCGATGTCTGTGTCGGCAGCGCACAACGGTTCGGCGTGCCGATGGGCTTGGGCGGGCCTCATGCCGCATTCATTTCGACGCACGATAAACACGCTCGTAAGTTGCCCGGTCGCTTGATCGGAGTATCAAAAGACGCCAACGGCAATCGTGCTTTGCGAATGGCCATCCAGACTCGCGAGCAACACATTCGGCGCGACAAGGCGACCAGCAATATCTGCACCGCTCAGGCGCTACTTGCGATCATCAGCTCGTTCTATGGCGTCTACCATGGTCCCGACGGCTTGACACAAATCGCACGCCGGACCCAGGCCTACACGTGCGCCCTTGCCAAAGGCTTGAGCCGACTCGGTCATACGATCATCGGTGACGGACCGATCTTCGACACGATCCGAATCACGCTTGGGAAGGGCCGCACCCATGCAGCACGACAAGTTGCGGACGCGGCCCGCGAACGCCACATCAATTTGCGAGAATACGACGACGGCACGCTGGGTGTGACGCTGGACGAGACCGCCGATCGCGGTTTGGTCGCGGATCTGTTGGCCGCATTCAATTTCGGACACTACACCGGATTCGACGTAGACGCGCTCGTTGCCGAAGCAGCCGACGAAGGCATGATGGACTTCGGATCACTCGCCCGGACGAGCGAGTTCATGACGCACCCGGTCTTTCACAGCCATCGCAGCGAAACGCAAATGTTGCGTTACATCTTCCAATTGATGGGACGCGATCTGTCGCTTGCTCATTCGATGATCGCGCTCGGATCGTGCACAATGAAGCTGAACGCGACCAGCGAAATGATCCCCGTCACATGGCCCGAGTTCGGCGGGATTCACCCGTTCGCGCCCGATACGCAGTGGCGCGGTTACACGCAAATGTTTCGCGAACTTGAACGTTGGCTTTGCGAAGTCACGGGTTTTGCGGCGGTGTCGTTGCAGCCCAATGCCGGCGCGCAAGGGGAATACGCGGGGCTGTTGGTGATCCGCGCGTATCACGAACACGTTGCCGCCAAGGAAGGACGCCAGAACGTTCGCGACATCTGTTTGATCCCCACATCGGCACACGGAACCAACCCGGCTTCGGCAGTGATGGCTGGCATGAAGGTGGTCGCCATCAAATGCGACGAACGAGGCGACATCGATGTCGACGATTTGCGTACGAAAGCAGAATCGCATCGCGACAATCTTTCGGCGCTGATGGTGACGTACCCGTCGACGCACGGCGTTTTCGAAGCCACCATCAAACAAGTGTGCGACATTATCCATGACAACGGCGGTCAAGTTTATATGGACGGCGCCAACATGAACGCACAGGTCGGACTGACCAGTCCCGGCAAGTGCGGCGCCGACGTCTGTCACTTGAATCTGCACAAAACGTTCTGCATTCCCCACGGCGGTGGCGGCCCCGGGATGGGTCCAATCGGTGTCGCGGAGCAGTTGGTACCGTTTCTGCCCGGTCACCCGGTTCAACGCCCCGACACCGCGGGTGAATTCGCGATCGGTCCCGTTTCGGCGGCACCCTATGGAAGCCCCAGCATTTTGACGATCAGCTACGTTTACATTGCAATGATGGGATCGGCCGGATTGAAAAAGGCAACTCAAGTCGCAATTTTGAACGCCAACTACATGGCCCAGCGTTTGTCGAAACACTTCGACGTGCTTTACACCGACGTTGATGGACGCGTTGCCCACGAATTCATCATTGATTGCCGCGACTTTGAAAAATCCGCGAACCTAAAGATCGAAGACATCGCCAAGCGATTGATGGACTACGGTTTCCACGGTCCAACGATGTCATGGCCGGTGCCCGGTACGTTGATGATCGAACCTACCGAGAGTGAATCCAAAGATGAATTGGATCGCTTCTGTGATGCGATGATCGCCATCCGCGGGGAAATCGCCGCCATAGAAAATGGGACCGCCGACCGCGAAGACAACCCGCTGAAACATGCACCGCATACGCTCGGTGTCGTGACGTCGGACGATTGGTCACACGCTTACTCACGCGAGCAAGCGGCGTGGCCCAAAGCGTGGTTACGTGACAACAAATTCTGGCCCACGGTCGGACGAATCGACAATGCCTACGGCGATCGCAACCTGGTGTGCTCGTGCCCACCGATGGAAGACTATACCTAA
- a CDS encoding BlaI/MecI/CopY family transcriptional regulator has protein sequence MNRIQITKCEAEVMDAVWTQGRVTVGDVVEAIDRDLAYTTVMTTMKILEEKGIVHRGEKIGRAYTYLPSVTREQVQVGMLAELTDLLFGGSVRSLVLSLMQSDHVSKDDIEALREAAKKLESSE, from the coding sequence ATGAATCGAATTCAAATCACGAAGTGCGAAGCCGAAGTTATGGATGCCGTTTGGACGCAAGGACGAGTGACGGTGGGCGACGTCGTCGAAGCCATCGATCGCGATCTGGCCTACACGACGGTCATGACGACGATGAAAATTCTGGAAGAAAAAGGCATCGTTCATCGTGGCGAAAAGATCGGCCGCGCGTACACGTACCTGCCATCGGTGACGCGCGAGCAAGTTCAAGTCGGCATGCTGGCCGAATTGACGGACCTGTTGTTCGGCGGATCCGTCCGATCACTGGTACTAAGTCTGATGCAGTCCGACCATGTTTCCAAGGACGATATCGAAGCACTCCGCGAGGCGGCAAAGAAACTGGAATCATCCGAATGA
- the mgtE gene encoding magnesium transporter, which produces MTTAETEINERPWEELARSIETGDAAIVKAYLDTLPATDQSLALDRLSDENKQAVLAILDPEDAADLVSLLPDVQAIELMEDLLPETAALIIDELPSNLKADLIGEMEQEDATAILNEMEPQAAADCLRLSKYEDDEAGGLMVTELLKYPVVWTGAQVISDLGDHADEYRDYDVQYAYLVDDDDRLVGVLRMRDLLLSKRGTPLAENMISNPLSVFDTTSIEDLIDLFDRHHFFGVPVVTQEHRLIGVVHRASVEEARAEQHDSDFLKTQGIVGGEEIRSMPLLVRSRRRLAWLSVNIVLNMVAASVIAVYQDTLSSVIALAVFLPIISDMSGCSGNQAVAVSLRELSLGLVRETEWRRVWLKEVSVGIINGIALGLLIALVSYVWKGNAYLGFVVGLALCLNTMVAVSIGGLVPLVLKRFKVDPAIAAGPILTTVTDMCGFFLVLSIASALLDKLQ; this is translated from the coding sequence ATGACGACTGCCGAAACTGAGATCAACGAACGACCCTGGGAAGAGCTCGCAAGATCGATCGAGACGGGTGATGCGGCGATCGTGAAGGCGTATTTAGATACGCTGCCAGCGACCGACCAGTCGCTGGCGTTGGACCGGTTGAGTGACGAGAACAAGCAGGCCGTCCTTGCGATTCTTGACCCCGAGGACGCGGCGGATCTGGTTTCGCTGCTGCCGGACGTCCAGGCAATCGAATTGATGGAAGACTTGCTGCCCGAAACGGCCGCATTGATCATTGATGAACTTCCTAGCAACCTGAAGGCCGACTTGATCGGCGAGATGGAGCAGGAAGACGCGACGGCGATTCTGAACGAGATGGAACCGCAGGCTGCGGCGGACTGTCTGCGGTTGTCCAAGTACGAGGACGACGAAGCTGGCGGGTTGATGGTGACCGAGTTGTTGAAGTATCCGGTCGTATGGACCGGTGCCCAGGTCATCTCGGATCTAGGAGATCACGCCGACGAGTATCGCGACTACGACGTCCAGTACGCGTATCTTGTCGACGATGACGATCGGCTGGTTGGCGTTCTGCGGATGCGAGACTTGTTGTTGTCGAAGCGGGGCACACCGCTGGCTGAGAACATGATTTCGAACCCGTTGTCCGTTTTCGATACGACGTCGATCGAAGACTTGATCGATCTTTTTGATCGTCATCATTTCTTCGGCGTTCCCGTCGTGACGCAGGAACATCGCTTGATTGGCGTCGTTCACCGGGCGTCCGTCGAAGAGGCGCGTGCCGAGCAACATGACTCGGACTTTTTGAAGACTCAGGGCATCGTCGGCGGTGAAGAGATTCGGTCGATGCCGTTGTTGGTTCGGTCACGCCGCCGATTGGCGTGGCTGAGTGTGAATATCGTTCTGAACATGGTCGCCGCCAGTGTGATCGCGGTTTACCAAGACACGCTTTCGTCAGTCATTGCGTTGGCGGTATTCTTGCCGATCATTTCGGACATGAGCGGGTGTAGTGGCAACCAAGCCGTCGCGGTCAGTTTGCGAGAGTTGTCGTTGGGATTGGTTCGCGAAACCGAATGGAGGCGAGTTTGGTTAAAAGAAGTTTCCGTCGGCATCATCAACGGCATCGCGCTGGGTTTGTTGATCGCATTGGTCAGCTACGTCTGGAAAGGCAACGCATACCTGGGTTTCGTAGTCGGCTTGGCACTTTGCCTCAACACGATGGTCGCCGTATCCATCGGCGGGTTGGTACCGTTGGTTTTGAAGCGATTCAAGGTTGATCCGGCGATCGCCGCCGGCCCGATTCTGACAACGGTGACCGACATGTGCGGCTTCTTTTTAGTGCTCAGCATCGCCAGCGCATTGCTGGACAAGTTGCAGTAG
- a CDS encoding DUF4974 domain-containing protein, whose product MAIRLVTSLVGSLFFCGTLLAQVSDPFGGAPGSDPFGGGAEAAKPTVRTTKVTGKTTEGLTAEQSIRKKLSLVGEGAFVDKPLREAVAELSQAYDVPILVDVRSLEEIGLSATEPVNLSLTGVSLRSFLTLMLRDLELTYMIKNEILIVTTIEAAEMDLIARVYPIPDSIIGNAEQLVEAIHGAVVPDTWDLLGGPSTITVVGQVLVVSSIEAVHEQVVDLIQQIDAVTIAQNPNHPNLE is encoded by the coding sequence ATGGCAATTCGACTGGTTACAAGCTTGGTGGGCTCGTTGTTCTTCTGCGGAACCCTATTGGCTCAGGTCTCAGATCCGTTTGGTGGTGCTCCGGGCTCGGATCCGTTTGGCGGCGGTGCGGAGGCAGCAAAACCAACTGTCCGAACGACGAAGGTCACCGGCAAGACGACCGAAGGTCTAACAGCCGAACAATCCATCCGAAAGAAACTGTCCTTGGTTGGCGAGGGAGCGTTCGTCGACAAACCGCTTCGAGAAGCGGTCGCCGAACTTTCCCAAGCCTACGACGTCCCCATTTTGGTTGACGTCCGATCACTCGAGGAGATTGGGCTTTCCGCAACTGAACCGGTCAACCTGAGCCTGACGGGGGTTTCGCTACGGAGTTTCTTGACGCTGATGTTGCGCGACCTTGAACTGACCTACATGATCAAAAACGAAATTCTGATCGTGACGACCATCGAGGCGGCCGAGATGGACTTGATCGCTCGGGTGTACCCCATTCCCGACTCGATCATCGGCAACGCCGAACAACTGGTCGAAGCGATTCATGGCGCCGTTGTTCCGGACACTTGGGATCTTCTTGGCGGCCCCAGCACGATCACCGTGGTCGGACAGGTCCTGGTCGTATCGTCCATCGAAGCCGTTCACGAGCAGGTCGTGGATCTGATCCAACAAATCGACGCGGTAACCATCGCACAGAATCCGAATCATCCCAATCTCGAATGA
- a CDS encoding sulfatase family protein: MFVQKPVSSDDDRPNIVFIITDQQRYDTIAALGFPHVETPNLDRLVREGVSFDQCHVTAASCAAARASLFKGYYPHTTGILKNADAWRRSWVERLNEAGYFCTNVGKMHSWPFQTELGFHERYVVENKDRYLEGRYFFDEWDKALRYRGLVKQQREFYRRREDYASCLGAFDWELPDDTHPDMFVGDMATWWIESKPMTRPLFLQIGFPGPHPPYDPIPRYAKPYLEKALPMLGVTRDELDSQPAALKELRQHNQVVDHDSIIMDLNPTDDQRHRQRAYYLANVTMIDEKVGQIMSALESKGYLENTIVIFTSDHGDCLTDHGHSQKWTMYDQITRVPMIVWSPSRFGAGRRIGPLVQQMDIGPTILQWAGVEVPADWEAQSLAAAFDPAADFAGRPFVYCEQAGDAVLTGATFMSMVRDRTHKLVHFLDQPDGQLFDLVSDPDEVVNMWDDSAAGADKERLLAELLQWRIRSGVHTKDWCQDWR; the protein is encoded by the coding sequence ATGTTTGTCCAAAAGCCAGTTTCCAGCGACGACGATCGACCCAATATCGTCTTCATCATCACCGACCAGCAGCGCTACGACACGATTGCCGCATTGGGTTTTCCGCACGTCGAAACGCCGAATCTGGATCGGCTGGTTCGCGAGGGTGTTTCGTTCGACCAGTGTCACGTGACCGCCGCCAGTTGTGCAGCCGCACGCGCCAGTTTGTTCAAAGGCTACTACCCGCATACGACGGGGATCTTGAAGAACGCCGATGCATGGCGACGTAGCTGGGTCGAGCGGCTGAACGAGGCCGGGTACTTTTGTACCAACGTTGGCAAGATGCACTCTTGGCCGTTCCAAACGGAACTTGGATTTCACGAACGCTACGTCGTCGAGAACAAGGACCGCTATCTCGAGGGCCGATACTTCTTTGACGAATGGGACAAGGCACTGCGTTATCGTGGGTTGGTCAAACAACAGCGCGAGTTTTACCGCCGGCGGGAGGACTACGCGTCGTGCCTGGGCGCGTTCGATTGGGAACTTCCCGACGACACGCACCCGGACATGTTTGTCGGCGACATGGCGACTTGGTGGATCGAATCGAAACCCATGACGCGGCCGCTGTTTTTGCAAATCGGCTTCCCCGGGCCGCACCCGCCGTACGATCCGATTCCTCGGTACGCAAAACCTTATCTCGAAAAGGCGTTGCCAATGTTGGGGGTCACGCGTGACGAGCTCGATTCCCAGCCGGCGGCGTTGAAAGAGCTTCGTCAACACAACCAAGTTGTCGATCACGATTCGATCATCATGGATTTGAATCCGACGGACGACCAACGCCATCGCCAGCGCGCCTACTATTTGGCCAACGTCACAATGATCGACGAGAAAGTCGGCCAGATCATGTCGGCACTCGAATCGAAAGGCTATCTCGAAAACACGATCGTGATCTTTACCAGCGATCACGGCGACTGCTTGACGGATCACGGGCACAGTCAAAAATGGACGATGTACGATCAAATCACGCGAGTGCCGATGATCGTTTGGTCCCCGTCACGATTCGGCGCCGGCCGTCGCATCGGTCCGCTGGTTCAACAAATGGATATCGGGCCGACGATTTTGCAGTGGGCGGGGGTCGAAGTTCCAGCCGATTGGGAAGCCCAGTCGCTAGCGGCGGCATTCGATCCCGCAGCGGACTTTGCCGGTCGACCGTTCGTTTACTGTGAACAAGCCGGCGACGCGGTGTTGACCGGTGCGACGTTCATGTCCATGGTTCGCGATCGAACCCACAAGCTGGTGCATTTTTTGGATCAACCCGATGGTCAATTATTCGACCTCGTGTCGGATCCGGATGAAGTGGTCAACATGTGGGACGACTCGGCGGCCGGGGCCGACAAAGAGCGATTACTGGCGGAACTGCTGCAGTGGCGAATTCGCAGCGGTGTGCATACAAAAGATTGGTGCCAGGATTGGCGCTAG
- a CDS encoding DUF1559 domain-containing protein, which translates to MDGHSGWRSANSIESAVAETPRSQKRTGLTVLELLVTIAIIGILVAIVLPAIGSAREAARRVVCVDHMREIGIALHNHHQTLGSLPVGWQFDQSQQSAYGWVVPTLPYLGEPALMETIDVTLSIHHPRHETARRTPIATLLCPSDLTEPVFTLFSEDEDDDDEDENDLSGYRTILPFTAMPLIQLPTANYVGVFGTIEPDDGIPAPIGDGAFLENRRVRFRDFERGLSETLAVGERTMAFVPSTWLGVDLNGEDAAARLVGSTLEGINSPVADECEFSSRHPGGANFLWADGHVSFITENIDLHEYHQLARLRMQ; encoded by the coding sequence ATGGATGGCCACAGCGGTTGGCGATCGGCCAATTCGATCGAATCGGCGGTTGCTGAGACCCCGCGATCACAGAAACGAACAGGATTAACCGTCCTGGAGCTGTTGGTCACGATTGCCATCATTGGCATCCTGGTCGCGATCGTCTTGCCTGCGATCGGTTCGGCTCGCGAGGCAGCCCGGCGAGTCGTTTGCGTCGATCACATGCGAGAAATCGGAATCGCGCTGCACAACCACCATCAAACTCTCGGCAGCCTCCCCGTCGGTTGGCAGTTCGATCAATCGCAACAGTCGGCCTACGGATGGGTCGTGCCGACGCTGCCGTATTTGGGCGAACCGGCGTTGATGGAAACGATCGATGTAACCCTCTCCATCCATCATCCGCGCCACGAAACAGCCAGACGCACGCCGATCGCCACGCTGCTTTGCCCATCTGATTTGACCGAACCTGTCTTCACGCTTTTTAGCGAGGACGAAGACGACGATGATGAAGATGAAAACGACCTGTCCGGCTACCGGACCATTTTGCCGTTTACTGCGATGCCGTTGATCCAACTGCCGACTGCGAACTACGTCGGCGTATTCGGCACGATCGAACCCGACGATGGGATTCCGGCACCGATCGGTGACGGGGCCTTCTTAGAAAACCGCCGCGTTCGGTTTCGGGACTTCGAACGAGGACTGAGCGAGACGCTTGCGGTCGGCGAGCGAACGATGGCGTTCGTTCCTTCGACTTGGTTGGGTGTGGACCTGAATGGCGAGGACGCAGCCGCGCGGTTGGTCGGATCGACACTGGAAGGCATCAACAGCCCCGTGGCGGACGAGTGCGAATTTTCTAGTCGCCATCCCGGCGGCGCAAACTTCCTTTGGGCCGACGGCCACGTCAGCTTCATTACCGAGAACATTGACCTACACGAGTACCACCAATTGGCACGTTTGAGAATGCAATAG
- a CDS encoding M13 family metallopeptidase — MKSIYILTALWVATTVVAQDATSPSPANKVAVTDVAVVDVAAGEKVSGIDQSLLSDSVPAGENFYLYANQVWLDNTEIPGDKSNYGIFTVLDDQTREQVRTLIEKAAEAKSKAGTAAQKVGDLYRSVLDIDARNQAGVGPIKPMLKLIDAATTKAELASVMGQLNRMGIYGPFAPYVDVDARDSDAYTVYVTQTGLTLPDRDYYLEDEERYVELREKLKAYIADMLSFLDPVDNSKNAEAIFNVEKAIATHHWTKVDNRDPIATYNKKTSEEIQAMLGAFDWSAYAKSLGIDKASEFVVRQPSYLESFGQMFDDTSLGDLKDYLRLRVVDSYGDNLSATIEKRHFDFHETDVSGVTEQEPMWKRGVNITGSVLGELVGQLYVEKHFRPEAKSRMNELVENLKIAFAARIETRDWMGEGTKKQALEKLSMFTTKIGYPDEWKDYSGLQISSPILAVNLIAASEFETIRELDKLGAPIDRNEWHMTPQTINAYYNPTMNEIVFPAAILQPPFFNLAADDAVNYGGIGAVIGHELSHGFDDKGSEYDGKGNLRKWWTDSDREEFERRTAGLVDQYNAFEPIEGNTVNGELTLGENIGDLGGLSVAYHAYQLSLDGKPAPFIDGLTGDQRFFLGWGQVWRRLYREPELLKRLITDPHSPSEYRVNGIVRNMDAWYAAFGIKPDDVLYLKPEDRVRIW, encoded by the coding sequence ATGAAATCGATTTATATTCTAACTGCCCTTTGGGTGGCTACGACCGTCGTCGCCCAGGATGCGACGTCACCATCCCCTGCGAACAAAGTTGCAGTGACCGATGTTGCAGTGGTCGATGTTGCCGCAGGCGAAAAAGTGTCCGGGATCGACCAGTCGCTGCTGAGCGATTCGGTGCCTGCGGGCGAGAACTTTTACCTGTACGCCAATCAAGTTTGGCTCGACAACACCGAGATTCCGGGTGACAAGTCGAACTACGGAATCTTTACTGTGCTTGACGACCAGACGCGTGAACAAGTGCGAACGTTGATCGAAAAAGCCGCCGAAGCGAAGAGCAAGGCTGGGACGGCGGCGCAAAAGGTCGGCGATCTGTATCGCAGCGTTCTCGACATCGACGCACGCAATCAGGCAGGCGTTGGGCCGATCAAACCGATGCTCAAGTTGATCGATGCGGCGACGACCAAAGCCGAGTTGGCTTCCGTGATGGGCCAACTGAACCGAATGGGGATCTACGGTCCGTTCGCTCCCTATGTCGATGTGGATGCACGCGACAGTGATGCGTACACGGTCTATGTCACGCAAACGGGGCTGACGCTTCCCGACCGCGATTATTACCTGGAAGACGAGGAACGCTATGTCGAACTGCGCGAAAAGCTAAAGGCTTACATCGCCGACATGCTCAGCTTCCTCGATCCTGTCGACAATTCGAAGAATGCAGAAGCAATTTTTAACGTCGAAAAGGCAATCGCGACGCATCACTGGACCAAAGTCGACAATCGCGATCCCATCGCGACGTACAACAAAAAGACAAGCGAAGAAATTCAGGCGATGTTGGGGGCCTTTGATTGGTCCGCGTATGCGAAGTCGCTAGGCATCGACAAGGCAAGCGAGTTTGTCGTTCGCCAGCCGAGTTACTTGGAATCGTTTGGGCAGATGTTCGACGATACGTCGCTGGGCGACCTGAAGGATTATTTGCGTTTGCGAGTGGTTGATTCGTACGGCGATAACCTGAGCGCGACGATCGAGAAACGGCATTTCGATTTTCACGAGACGGACGTCAGCGGTGTTACCGAGCAAGAACCGATGTGGAAACGGGGTGTCAACATCACCGGCAGCGTTTTGGGTGAGTTGGTGGGGCAGCTTTACGTCGAAAAGCACTTTCGACCCGAAGCCAAGAGCCGCATGAACGAGTTGGTCGAAAATTTGAAGATAGCATTCGCCGCTCGGATCGAAACGCGCGATTGGATGGGCGAAGGAACTAAGAAACAGGCTCTCGAAAAACTGTCGATGTTCACGACCAAAATCGGTTACCCCGATGAGTGGAAAGACTATTCAGGTCTGCAAATCAGTTCGCCGATACTGGCCGTCAATCTGATTGCGGCATCGGAGTTTGAAACGATCCGAGAACTGGACAAGCTTGGTGCACCGATTGATCGAAACGAGTGGCACATGACACCGCAAACGATCAACGCGTATTACAACCCGACGATGAACGAGATCGTATTTCCGGCGGCTATTTTGCAACCGCCGTTCTTCAACTTGGCGGCTGACGATGCCGTCAACTATGGCGGTATCGGCGCCGTGATTGGACACGAGCTGTCGCACGGTTTCGACGATAAGGGAAGCGAATACGACGGCAAAGGCAATTTGCGGAAGTGGTGGACCGATTCAGATCGCGAAGAATTCGAACGACGTACCGCGGGACTGGTCGATCAATACAATGCATTTGAACCGATCGAGGGAAACACGGTAAACGGCGAATTGACGCTTGGCGAAAACATCGGCGACCTGGGTGGTTTGAGTGTCGCCTATCACGCTTACCAACTCTCGCTCGACGGTAAGCCGGCCCCTTTTATCGATGGTTTGACCGGCGACCAACGTTTCTTTCTTGGTTGGGGCCAAGTTTGGCGACGTTTGTACCGAGAGCCTGAATTGTTGAAACGGTTGATCACCGACCCGCACAGTCCCAGTGAGTATCGGGTCAATGGAATCGTCCGCAACATGGACGCGTGGTACGCGGCATTCGGGATCAAGCCCGATGATGTCTTGTATCTGAAACCGGAAGATCGCGTTCGCATCTGGTAA